Part of the Imperialibacter roseus genome, GCGCTCATCCTGGAGCCGTAATTGTGGAGAGAGAAGAGGTGATTATGGTTGAGCCGGGGCTGCCAAACTAACGAGAATTCATTGCAGCCTCCGTTCAATTATTTATCTTTATCTAATGGCAAAGCCCTACCAAACACCGGAGACCGACATCAACGACATCATGTTGCTTGAGCCGGAAGCTACCTATAGCTACGCCCACTACCTTCGGTGGAGTTTCGAGGAGAGGGTGGAGTTGATCAAAGGAAAGGTTTTCCATATGTCGCCAGCCCCAAACCGGGCACATCAGGACATTAGCGGAAACCTCCATGGCATTCTTTGGAGCTTTTTAAGAAAAAAGAAATGCAAGGCCTACGCTGCCCCCTTCGATGTGCGGCTGCCACAAAAACCATCAGATCCCGATAATCGGATTTTCTCCGTGGTTCAGCCAGACATTTGTGTGGTGTGCGATCCCTCCAAACTAGATGACAAAGGCTGCAGTGGCGCACCTGATATTATGGTAGAGATTCTCTCCCCATCCACTTCTTCGAAAGACCTCAAAGATAAGTTTAGCCTATATGAAGAAAATGGTGTAAAAGAGTACTGGGTGGTTTATCCGGGTGAAAAAGTCGTAGAAGTTTTCGTGCTGCGTAGTGATGGGAAATACAGCCAATCTTTAAAGTTTACAGACGACGAAAGCGTGACTTCCACCGCCGTTCCCGGACTGACAATTGACGTGAACGATATTTTCGATTATTGATATAAAATGACACCTTCCCTACTCGCTGTTGAAGTTAAACAGCATGCCATCATGCGCTTGCAGGAAAACACGCAAAAAATAGCCAAATGCCTTGATCAACTATCTGAGGTGGAAATATGGCAGCGCCCTAACGCCTCATCCAACAGCATGGGTAACCTTATTCTTCATCTCTGTGGAAATATTACCCAGTACATTATTTCATCATTGGGGGGCAAAGAAGACCGTAGAGTGAGAGATGAAGAGTTTGACGCAAAGGGCGGCTACAGCAAAAAAGAGCTCCAGTTGAAGCTTGAAAGCACCGTTGCTCAAGCCATTGAAGTGATCCAAACTATCTCTGACGAGGAACTCCTTAGAGTTCGGCCTGTGCAAGCCTACGAGTTTTCAGGGGTTGGCAATGTTATTCATGCCGTAGAGCACTACTCCTACCACACGGGGCAAATTGCCTTTTGGACGAAACAGGTGAGAAACAAAGACCTGGGCTTTTATGCCGATGTCGATCTTAACAGAAAGGGTCAGTGATTTTACATGCAGCAAAAACCACTAAGCCTCGGCTGGCATGGCCTTCAACTCTATCACCTGCTCCCTGGCTTTTCCAATAAATGTGTTGATATCCGTTTTGCCATCATGCTTAACAGGCAGGCCGATATGGACATCTACTTTATGAGGTTTTATAGCAAACCTGCCGGCTTTCCACACTTTTTCCGACCCACTAATAGCCACTGGAACCACATGCACTCCAGCTTGAGATGCCAGGAGAAATGGCCCCTTTTTGAAAATGCCGACTTCTCCATTGCGACTTCTGGTTCCCTCCGGAAACATCAGTACATTTTTGCCTCCTTTAATAAGTTGGCCAGCCTTTTTTAAACTTTCAATAGCCTTTTCTCTGTTGCTCCTGTCAACGAATATCATCCCTGTGCCCATCATGTACCACCCAAGAAATGGCACTTTTTTCAGCTCCTGCTTGGCAACAAAGTAAAGATTAACGGGTACTGCCCTGAACAAAACAGCAATATCAAGATATGACAGATGATTGCTGACAAACACATACGAGTCTTTGTCATTGACGTGCGCAGTTCCTTCCACTTTCAGCGTAACTCCACATGCCCACAAAATCCCAGGCGACCACCAGGTCCGTGCCATCACAACCGGTATTTTTCTATCGAATGTAATGATCATGATCAACAGAGAGGAGGAAATCATAAGGATACTCCAAAACACACAAAACAGAAGGCGAAACGGCGTAGACACTAATAATTGATTATGATGAATGCTCACAAAGCTAAAACAAAGCACCAAAAACCACCCGATTGTTTTTCGATAAAGCCCTCCGTTGGTATAAAACTGATTTAAGGGACAGATTGAGACAGCTTTTTCTTAATATCGTGTCGCATGGAAAACAGCACCTCAAAGAAGTCAGTTAGCGTTTTAGGTTGTGGCTGGCTCGGCTTGCCACTGGCAAGGCACCTGCTTCAAAATGGATTTAAGATCAAAGGGTCTACCACCTCCCCTGAAAAACTTGCCTTACTGAAAAAGACCGGCATCGAACCGTTCCTGATTCAGTTGTCCGACGGCGGAGACTATTCCCAGCTATCGGACTTTCTTACATCGGACATTCTGATTGTCAACTACCCCCCGGGCGTTAGAAAAGGCGGAGCTGAGCAGTTCCGAAATTCATTCGGTATCCTTTTGGACAGTGTAGCTAAGTCGCTTGTTGGCAAAATCATTTACATCAGCTCAACGTCTGTCTATCCAAATACCAACGAAGTTGTCTCAGAAGAAATGCAGCTTCTGCCTGATTCTGAAGCCGGGAAGGTTTTGCTCGACGCTGAAGACCGGCTGAGAAAACTAGATGGCAAGGAGGTGATCATTCTGCGTATGGCCGGCCTGATTGGCCACGACCGCCAGCCGGCCAGGTTCTTCGCCGGAAAAAAAGGGCTGGCAAATGGTGAAGAGTTGGTCAACCTGATCCACCGGGACGATTGCGTTAACATCATTCACAAAATGATCGAAGGGCAAGCGAGCGGCGACACATTTAACTGCTGCAGTGATACTCACCCGCCAAAAAGGGATTTCTATACAAAGGCTTCTGAGGTTTTGGGGATAGTTCTTCCTCAATTTGCTGCGTCTGACGTCACCTCCTTTAAAATCGTCAGCAACGAGAAGCTTAAGAGCCAGCTGAAATACAATTTTATTTACGGAGATTTAACAAAATTCGATTGGCCTTAAATCGAGTTTCCGGCCCGCATTTGTTGTTCTCTTTCCCTAATTTTGAGGCGTCAGTTATACGATTATGGATCTTCAATACGCCCTCGAACTTATCGGCACATTCTTTTTTGCCATTTCCGGCGCCCTGGCGCTACAGGGCAAAGAAGCCGACTGGTTTGCTGCGGCCTTCACTGGCTTTCTAACAGCCATTGGAGGAGGTACCTTGAGGGACGTGCTGCTTGGTAGCTATCCCCTGGTATGGATTGGTGACATTAATTTCCTCTACGCCATCATTCTTGGTGTCATCGTTACCTTTATTCTGTACGGCTTTGTTTCCAGGCTAAAACGAACCTTCATGCTGTTCGACACTGTGGGCATAGCCTTCTTTACAATTTTGGGAGTTGAAAAGGCCCTCTCTGTTGGTGTAAGGCCAGAAATAGCAGCCATTATGGGCATGTTTACTGCTATCATGGGCGGGGTGATCCGGGACACACTGACCAACGAACTGCCGGTGATTTTCAGGAAAGAGATTTATGCTACAGCCTGCCTGGCCGGCGCTATTTGCTACTTATCGCTAAGGCTGTTTGAAATTGATCGCAATGTCAACCTGCTGATTTCCATTGGCGTAATCGTTGTAATCCGGCTACTGGCAGTAAAATTCAGACTGTCACTGCCAAAGTTGAAGTAGGCTACAAAACACAAAAGCTGTCAAAAGACAGCTTCGGGTTTCACATTAAAAACATCACTCTTCTAAACTGGAACGTTTAGGTTCTTGACCGTATCCACAGGTCCGAAGTTTCTGGACTCCATCACGGTCTTTTTGCCCTTGATAAGTCTCACCTCTACAGGCATCACTTTGTGCTCAATATTTTTTCTGACAACCCTGTCATAGTACAGCTTCGCTTTCTGGTACTGCCCCTTACCAAACTCCTCCCGATCTTGAAAAGATTGTACTTCCGGAAAAT contains:
- a CDS encoding Uma2 family endonuclease, with the protein product MAKPYQTPETDINDIMLLEPEATYSYAHYLRWSFEERVELIKGKVFHMSPAPNRAHQDISGNLHGILWSFLRKKKCKAYAAPFDVRLPQKPSDPDNRIFSVVQPDICVVCDPSKLDDKGCSGAPDIMVEILSPSTSSKDLKDKFSLYEENGVKEYWVVYPGEKVVEVFVLRSDGKYSQSLKFTDDESVTSTAVPGLTIDVNDIFDY
- a CDS encoding DinB family protein, whose product is MTPSLLAVEVKQHAIMRLQENTQKIAKCLDQLSEVEIWQRPNASSNSMGNLILHLCGNITQYIISSLGGKEDRRVRDEEFDAKGGYSKKELQLKLESTVAQAIEVIQTISDEELLRVRPVQAYEFSGVGNVIHAVEHYSYHTGQIAFWTKQVRNKDLGFYADVDLNRKGQ
- a CDS encoding lysophospholipid acyltransferase family protein, whose protein sequence is MIITFDRKIPVVMARTWWSPGILWACGVTLKVEGTAHVNDKDSYVFVSNHLSYLDIAVLFRAVPVNLYFVAKQELKKVPFLGWYMMGTGMIFVDRSNREKAIESLKKAGQLIKGGKNVLMFPEGTRSRNGEVGIFKKGPFLLASQAGVHVVPVAISGSEKVWKAGRFAIKPHKVDVHIGLPVKHDGKTDINTFIGKAREQVIELKAMPAEA
- a CDS encoding SDR family oxidoreductase encodes the protein MENSTSKKSVSVLGCGWLGLPLARHLLQNGFKIKGSTTSPEKLALLKKTGIEPFLIQLSDGGDYSQLSDFLTSDILIVNYPPGVRKGGAEQFRNSFGILLDSVAKSLVGKIIYISSTSVYPNTNEVVSEEMQLLPDSEAGKVLLDAEDRLRKLDGKEVIILRMAGLIGHDRQPARFFAGKKGLANGEELVNLIHRDDCVNIIHKMIEGQASGDTFNCCSDTHPPKRDFYTKASEVLGIVLPQFAASDVTSFKIVSNEKLKSQLKYNFIYGDLTKFDWP
- a CDS encoding trimeric intracellular cation channel family protein; the protein is MDLQYALELIGTFFFAISGALALQGKEADWFAAAFTGFLTAIGGGTLRDVLLGSYPLVWIGDINFLYAIILGVIVTFILYGFVSRLKRTFMLFDTVGIAFFTILGVEKALSVGVRPEIAAIMGMFTAIMGGVIRDTLTNELPVIFRKEIYATACLAGAICYLSLRLFEIDRNVNLLISIGVIVVIRLLAVKFRLSLPKLK